A region of the Osmia lignaria lignaria isolate PbOS001 chromosome 5, iyOsmLign1, whole genome shotgun sequence genome:
gccggcggtaTATGgcacggcgatagagagttcgatcgccgagctTCGAAGAAACGCGCGTGTGGTCGATGACATGGTGCTGCATGGTGCGTGCAGAGAGATAAGGATTCGAAATAAAGGATCTCGCCACGAAGTAGGGAGGGTCCGGGGTCTGGGAACCCTCTGGCAAAAGGACTGTGTCAAAAGACACGGCACTTATCCGAGAACCTTCGATCGATCGTGATCTCTGACAAACATGGTTGAATATTATTATGAACAATTActtttacattatattctttTAACATTTGTATCTACTAGTAATTCACATTAACTAAAATCAGTTACTTTtgaatgtaaataattttaataattatctgTTATATACGTTGTGGGTAATTTTTTGCCATACAATGATAACATAACATAAGAATTTAATACCTTATGGTTTGTGTACGTCAGTATCaatcatttattataaatagaaaCAAAGAACACAGATGCTTTGATTTCATCTTCTACAAGTTCTGCAACTTCCTCGTCAATAGGTGAAAATATTTCGTCCACAATTTCCACAGAATGTGGTCTACGGGGATTAATTGGATCAACGGATCAAATGTGGTCTAAACTACTTTTAATTTTGCTCGCTCACCAGAGATTtatgttttaatattataaaaatatgccaGCGCAactgtaattatgtaatatataaactgtaaatattttgattcaattttcatattacttatttgaaaataaatttacattaaatttatactttaacagattataaattatgtttcaaaataatatacagaataatttccaaatattgttattacaaatatgaatttttaaaaatatttatgatcTTTTAACGCGTTCCTTGCCGCGTGAGGCGTATACGCGGAACGTAACGTGTACAGAAATTGATCCGGCACGGAATGTGTCAATAAATAATCTGAATAAAGTTAAgaaatttacattaaaatatgattttatttagcaatattataaataatatagcaTTAATacattatgtaaaataaaactgaaattagTTTAGCAGGGAATAAATGTAATTTTGTGCTTTCTATCAATATACAGCAAGTAAtagttttattcatttttcttttgtattctcGACAACATAACTTATATTAACTTttccataattttatttaaataactattaattttatagttaacaataatttataattaaaccttttcactgtttttattattatgtatgatatttataCGTATAACATCTACATGTACACGTATTTAACTAAACTAGTTGTACAACAACTAGAGCCTTGTGTTAATAAAAAGAACAAGGGAAACCTCTTAAGCCTGAGGATTACGGAATTTTTCTCCTGCAAATTTAGCAGCTGCTCCTAACTCTTCTTCGATGCGAAGAATCTGATTATATTTGGCCAAACGTTCAGAACGGCAAGGTGCGCCAGTTTTAATCTGACCGGTCGACAGTCCAACGACCAGATCGGCTATAAATGTATCTTCTGTCTCTCCGGAACGATGAGATACCATTGTACCCCAACCAGCACTCTTTGCAAGTTTGTGAGCATTAATAGATTCTGTGACGGTACCTATTTGATTGACTTTCAACAACAGACAGTTACAAGCTTTCTTTTCAATAGCTGTTTGAATTCTGGAACATACAAGAATATGATGTCAGCAATCATGAACAGAAAAGCTTTGATCAACATCAACGGTCATTAAAATGTTACCAACATTaagtaattatttcaattttataaattttaattttatcaaaaatagcAACATGATTACATTTAAAAGTTTATTACTGTATTAATTCTTTTATCATtataattactaaatattaaaaatagaactTTTACCTTTCGGGATTTGTAACAGTGAGATCATCACCCACTATTTGAATAGGAGTAGAACTAGTGATAGAGGTCCATGAGGCCCAATCATCTTGGTCAAATGGATCCTCAATAGAAACAATTGGGAATTCTTTAACAAACTCCAAGTACAGATTCTTCAAAGCTTGTGGCTCCAAGTATGTGTTTGGATCAGATTTCTCATTTTTAAAATCTAAATCATATTTTCCATTCTTGTGGAACTCGGATGCAGCAACATCCATaccaatttttatctttccttcATATCCAGCAACCTGAAATTTTGTAacgattaataataatgaaataatacagtATCGAGTAAAGTATGCTTCTCTAAGGAAAATGACATTACAGGATAAgtaaaaattctcaaaaccttcattttgatgatattaatattaaaaatgattaaaaaaaaaaaactatttttaattattaaatactataaaatttaatgtatagttAAGACATTGTCATTCTCCCCGTAGCCACCACTAGGTTGGCACGAGAGCCTAGGAGGAGGACACTCTACCgatattatacaatatttattactgacataaaacaatttataattgaatattatatattaaactaTAAGGtacgataatttaattatttaaattatattcaatttaaCATCATAATCAATAATCAATCATCATAAATCAAAATCTTTCTCCTATGCAAATTTTgtctataaattaattaatataaaaaaaaagtaacctgTCAATGAATATAGATATTTCtatataatgaaatatgaaaCTTACTTTTATGGCATCTAAAATTAAGTTCAAAGCTTCTTTGTTCTCTAGGATATTTGGAGCAAAACCACCCTCATCTCCAACAGCTGTAGCATCAAGACCAAACTTCTTCTTAATTCCTGCTTTTAAGTGATGGTAAACTTCACTACCCATTTTCATTGCTTCTGTGAAATTAGCAGCACCAGTAGGTAAAATCATGAACTCCTGCATTGCTAATTTATTTCCAGCATGCGAACCACCATTAATAACATTAAAAGCTGGAACTGGTAAAATAATGTTGGGATTTCCAGCGAGTTCTGcaatatatctgcaattataaGAGGATTAAAAAATTTACTGTATTATACTATATACTTTGTCACATTCTGTTTTTTGAATCATTAATTTTGatgtaaaaatgaataaattaaaaaatttttatattgatgcactgtaaatttataaataagtatatatcattataataGATAGTATTactgttattttaatacaatgTTGACAACCAGCTTTATTATGTTGGGTGCCTTCCAAAATCTGAATACTTGTTATCCACTTATTTTTCAAAACCTGATAACCTATCATCGATCGCATTTTGCATACGAGTACTCATAATGCATGATCCATGACCAGActctaaaataattttgatcaaaTTCTGAAGGGATAATTAACATAATGAGCATTCAGCTTTTGGAAGATGCCTTTTGAagagatattttcatttataaattaataattacgaaAATGTATAATATGACATATATAAATCACAAGCTTACTTACTTATATAATGGCACTCCTTTTTTAGCAGCTCCTGCTTTACAAACTGCCAATGAAACACCTAAAATTGCATTTGCACCCAGTTTTGACTTATTTGGAGTGCCGTCAagtttcaaaagaaaattatcaaTGTCAGTTTGCTGGGTGACCTCCAAATTTGcctaaataataaatgtttaaataataattatttagagattacttttctttttgtcaATAATAATCTCTTAAAAGTAGTATAATTAgattttgttttaatattttaaaatacctATTCCATTTATACAATACATATTTCTTAATCATACATAATTTGAAAGTTGATAAAAATATACCAAAATTTgccaaaaatttgtaaaaacacGGATAACTACCTTTAGTAATTCAGGTGTGATGATTTTATTAATGTTATCTACAGCTTTAAAGACagattttccatgatatttggATTTGTCATTATCTCGAAGTTCCAAAGCTTCATGAACACCAGTTGAAGCACCTGATGGTACTGCAGCTCTAAATAGTCCATTTTCAGTTACAAGATCAACCtgtaaataatatatatgtatgctaAAAATATCTAAGATACTTGTTTTATTACCggcattaaaattaaatttgagtGCATTAATTGAGTAATATAGTTAAAAGAATCTAGATATGTAAATTAACCGTAACAAAACTTTTGGTAGTTACTATAAGTTACataattatattcataaatTTAACTACTAATtacatatataattaaaatataatttaacatcTTACCTCTACAGTTGGATTACCACGAGAGTCATAGATTTGACGTGCTTTGATGCTTTGAATCGGCATTTTGTTACCggtattagtactatatttggAAACCAAAAGTCTAAAACAAAAGTATgcacaaataataaaatactttgATAACAAGTATAAAACAATGTAACTTATTTAACATAAATAGAAAGCATAAAAGTAGTAACAATATATTGCTCCCCTTTAACCTTGAATTTGCTAtactattttcaatttaacccccAAGTATCATGAAAGAGTTTCTctcgattaaaataaataatagcatatattattcaaaaaagtgtacaatattttttaatataagaagtactttaaaaaatgtatgaaaataaaaGTGACAAAGCCATGCTATTTATACTTTAAAAACCAATATAACATACATTTCGTATGCTATATTTTAGATCAACGTATTCAAAAGTTAAGCATCCTAATTATTTCACAAAAAGATGgataaaaaattaaagtattattatattttcgaaATAATATACTGCTTGACCTTGTCAAGGTCActagaagaaatggaaaaaaattttaaataaaattacgaATCACTAATTCTCTTATCTGAATGATTTACAATACTTGAAACTTGATTCTAATATGCTCGAAATATCACGTGTAATGACCTTACGGTGAAATTTCGGCACCTAATGCATGCGGTACGTGTTACaaacatttttcaataattctgaGATAAAAGACACTTCAAAAAATAAGCAGCTGAAATCTTAATATCTTCAGTAATAGGTTAAAATTCTTGgagtaacaattttttatataatgaacAAAACTTGAAGAAAATCTGCTCACCTAATGTGACGATCAACAACCTCTCGCAATGTTCGAATCAGAATGAGTGATATTCTGTCCTACAATTGACCTCGAATCTTGAACAGCGACTAGTATCGATTCTAATCTCACGAATCAATTGCAGAAAGTGAAAATGTTGAATATAACTTCCCCTTCTCGATTATCGATACTAATTGATACTACCTTAATTAAACCTGAAagaacaaatttaaattatttattgcattcaactttaaattttcatacgcttgaataataaaattacgtAATTTATTATGACGTCTATATTCTACATATATATAGTACAAACTTATCTCAAATTTCATTCCGATTGACTATCTTTGTCTCATGTTATTCATGCTTTGCGGTAGAATCTATTTATAAACGCGCGAACATCAAACAGTTCACATTTTGCATTTTGAGTTTAACAATACATAAATTAGTACTCGTGATATAATCATAATTTTCTTCCCATATACTTTTATAATACATtgctgtaattaaaaaattaaattattatataaaaaattatgtcTAACAAACAGGATAATTACTTTTGGAACACAAAatcaattacaattataaataacaataaataacaTTATAAGTAATAATGGttaatatttaatgttattgttttgcaTTACAATTGTTACTTCGGACTTcactttattatattacttcTTTGACTCTATTGATACTTTGAAGTATcttaatatattttgtaaattttgcaGTAAGCTTAAACCCCAATTTTGTAACTATTTAAGTAATTTTaccttaaaattttctttccttttttaaatgattgtattatTGAAAACCATATCTttaaagataaataataatcataaattattataataataataaatttttactgTAACATTATTACACATGAACACACATATAAATTCGTATTTAAATTATCACATatctatatgtacatatattttcaAGCTATTTAATCTGtaactattatttattttcttctttatatgCATTAGTGAATATATTAACTGATAAATGTCTATTGGATTATTTATAACACTTATTTGTAAAATGCATTAGGTATTTTTCATAATCAACAATATTGTTTTTGTTGAAAGTTTAttcaaaaatatgaaagataTTTAGTTATTATGATACAATTTGTACAtgtaaaattatgtaatataaagACTAAAAGAACTGTTTCTTAAAACATAAGTTCATGAACAAATTTCGAAACgtatatttctataaaattaacaGTTGAGAATTActgttttaagaaaaatattttacaaaatttattatacataatattaatttcagtatagttacttaaataattttttacatttaatattgaACTACTTTTATAActaaatattacatgtttttaaatataacgatctttaattacattaacaattaatttttatcgaTTCCGGAGTTGTTTTCTTAAAGGCATAAATATCATGGAATTTTTCCATAAATTACATATATTCAGTCGCTTATGAACTGAAGGAGTAGAGATCAAGGTATTTTATACAAAGGCACCCTATATAAGTATTGCAAATGTAAGGAACGTAAAATGAATGTAGTAATTATTCAGAAAACTTAATCAAATTTATGAAAGGATAATgaattaacataattaaaattatattattaaaaaaatacatttatatatgtGCAGGCATTAAATTATTTCAGTTTTTCGACTACTTAAGCTTTTCTTTATTAATGCCCAATCCTCAAGAATATCTGCATCATTAAGCATATAAACAATGTAAGGCCCTGCAACAGAAACTGCCCTTCTTCTTTCAGTGTGATTTCGGCGTCTTCTACCATTAGAATTTAACCACAAGTCTGCATGAATATCAACATTATTTCTATCTTCCTCTAATCTGCGGATTTTTTCTTGTAAATCATTGTGAATACAATCCCAGATCAATTCTTTTTCACTTTCAAAATTCTGTAATGCAGCTTGCTCTTCTGCTAAGaatttgttttgtatattttgtaatctatattgttttaatattcCAGCTACTTCTGTTTtcgttttcatattttcttttaaacgtTCCAAAGGTTTTAAATATTCCTCAGATTTTCCAACTCGAACTTCTCCTAATTTTGTATCTACTTGAGTAATCCTTTCATGGTAAAGTctgaaaattgttttcaaattataCATTAGTGTATAATAACAAACTGCGCTTTCCTTCAGAACTTACTTTTATACAACATTTTATTAGAACAAAAAAAAGTTATTACTTACTGTTCTTTAAGAAGAGTAAACTGACGTTCTAGATCTACTAAATTCTCCATACATTCATTGCGCCGCCTTTCACATTCATCTTCATCCATTTCAGAAGAGTCATCACTGTCACTGTGTTCTGCACTGCTATCACACGATGCAGAGCTTTGGTTACTTTCATTACTGTCATGTGACATTTCTTCTCCTTCTGCCTCGGATTCATCTTTAACACTTGGCATCTGTCTACAAATTAAATGGCAAGgaattaattacatattaaatGCATATAAGGATTTTGAAAACATGTCTGAacttatataaattattgaCACCACTATGTAAACGTTACAGTAACATAACCTTAAATACACTCTTCACATTATCATAGAAGTTCTTATACTTATA
Encoded here:
- the Eno gene encoding alpha-enolase; its protein translation is MPIQSIKARQIYDSRGNPTVEVDLVTENGLFRAAVPSGASTGVHEALELRDNDKSKYHGKSVFKAVDNINKIITPELLKANLEVTQQTDIDNFLLKLDGTPNKSKLGANAILGVSLAVCKAGAAKKGVPLYKYIAELAGNPNIILPVPAFNVINGGSHAGNKLAMQEFMILPTGAANFTEAMKMGSEVYHHLKAGIKKKFGLDATAVGDEGGFAPNILENKEALNLILDAIKVAGYEGKIKIGMDVAASEFHKNGKYDLDFKNEKSDPNTYLEPQALKNLYLEFVKEFPIVSIEDPFDQDDWASWTSITSSTPIQIVGDDLTVTNPERIQTAIEKKACNCLLLKVNQIGTVTESINAHKLAKSAGWGTMVSHRSGETEDTFIADLVVGLSTGQIKTGAPCRSERLAKYNQILRIEEELGAAAKFAGEKFRNPQA
- the Brms1 gene encoding breast cancer metastasis-suppressor 1-like protein — translated: MPSVKDESEAEGEEMSHDSNESNQSSASCDSSAEHSDSDDSSEMDEDECERRRNECMENLVDLERQFTLLKEQLYHERITQVDTKLGEVRVGKSEEYLKPLERLKENMKTKTEVAGILKQYRLQNIQNKFLAEEQAALQNFESEKELIWDCIHNDLQEKIRRLEEDRNNVDIHADLWLNSNGRRRRNHTERRRAVSVAGPYIVYMLNDADILEDWALIKKSLSSRKTEII